taaaagaactacctgaactcgtgactctacaatggataaaatggaaagccttgtggaaatgtggtacacaagttttgtatgcggtacaatgatgcgccctttgtttacattccacaggttgccggttggtgtctttcccatttcactctccctcccttcgtaaatttaagatcatcaacattataaagctacgtacatacatacattagtgtacattataatgacttaaattaaatttaactgcttaaatgttaaacttcataatttttactttcatgaaacctttcaccgtactatgatgcactctcgctttgcttactctcaatggaagttcaagtcaggggttaaacttgttataatcggttcgcttaacgaagtttcgcttaacgaagtttcgcttaacgaagtgttttttttagaaacataaccccttcgttaaataaatatatatatatatatatatatatatatatatatatatatatatatatatatatatatatatacagtaatacttcgcttaacgaacgttcgtttaacgaatttccggtttaacgtactatataaagttagaccaaaaagtccgcataacgtacaaccacatccgttttagccgaattttctgggtttgaatttgccgggtgaggacATAACGCAGTAGCTTcgttgtgattggctggctccccgcctctgtctctagcgctcctggagctgaatccaagattctttaacaacgtcagagcaacctcttgcagcgaaatggcattcatgaacgcttggagggacggtgacaaggttgctatcaggttgctctgaggttgctcgaaacaccacctctcgaggttTTGTTACtgtcatatatatatgcatttatgttcacaaaacaacatttctattagctttttacaaaccttgcccccaagaaagtattgttttgtaatgcataaagtgaaatcttacatggaataccaaaatataaagcagagatgagatgagctacTGACGAAGCAGGAGACTTGCGGCCAGTCGgccgcttttttttcttcttgtgacccttttgcctgcgtgttactttcatcatgatgtttatgttttcactcctctattgtctgctataatggatatcatatcttagtattcatatatgctcatgccacgaggataaccttgactccgtggcactgagtgataatgaattattaatgaaataccacggtatttcattaataattcactatcactcagtgccacggagtaaaggttatcctcatggcatgagcgtatatgaatactaagatatgatatccattatagcaggcaatagaggagtggaaacaaatatcatggggaaagacaacacgcaggctaaaagagtcacaagaagaagaagcggctgagtcaCCGTGAGTCTcccacttcgtctgtggctcatctcatctctgctttattttttggtattccatgtaagatttcactttatgcattacaaaacaatactTTCTTGgaagcaaggtttgtaaaaagctaatagaaatgttgttttacttgttacttacttgttacttgtggtgtttgttcaaggctccactccactcagcagagcctccctcaaaaacaactagcatctataattgtctttgatttccatgccatTAAagtcataaacttccttgaacaaatatgtcttcaatttctttttgaagatatcgatcctggcacaacctttaacatcactcaggagtttattgtaaatccttggtgcgcatcttgcaaatgctATGCATCCCATGTCAAAgttatttcttggctcatgtagtctgtatgggtttGCATCGTGTTTgcagtatcatattcactcagccatgtttcagtcaaagcaagaatatccagattttcatcattaattaaagttctgatttctattgtcttgtttccaactgactgaacatttaataaaccacatttcaacatagagctcacagcattagtagccatgatctgtaatatttctgatcctgtcaatctcactttccaacacaacacaacaactattattcgccgagtggtcagtattctgtttcttaaacaTGACACagtttatacattttttctctgtAGATAtgcaatccttggacttgtggttgcctacacatttaaagcaaacgggatactcaccatttttcttggcattgcagtttgcctcaatatgaccatacctttgacaatggtaacagataagtgcatgatacctgtcACGAACCTGGTAGACTCCCAACTCAAGCTTAATCTTGTCTTGATGCTGATGTAACAGCTGTCTTATCATTAgatcacatttcatgatgtaatgaactgtgccccctgctgctggtttgcaaaaaatattctcgatctttgacttgatatcaggaactgcttgaaggtagCCATTTCTTGCAATGATTGTATCAATGAtactttccttattctcttccttatggacattacatagcattatcttgggtttaattttctgaacagatttagttgtcaacttttcaacattctccagtttctgggctgcctcatttctcagactctcattggcaaaattcatcactattttttttttttttttgccatcattagcaaactttgtatcattaatttgcattccatccaaagcatgagaaacttcattcttcagatttgcttcagaatcctgagttacccctacaacaagcaggttctttttcatcctcctcttcctcttcacgtcCAGCCAAGGCGTGGAATGTTCCGAGTCAGCAGTATTCAGTGACCCAGTGACCCCCGTCAagccttctgttgcctcatcgaccttgatacttatctcttccattcttgccatcttattatcaactatttCCATCATTTTGTCAGCTCTTCAAATCAGACTTAAATTCCTcaacatcattgatgaatttcttcagaGTCGACACCTCAGTGAAGCAAACATCACACAGATACCTCATGTTGcagatattttcagatttaatcccTGCCAAATTCACACATTTTGTATGAGCCCACCGGTTACACAGACAACACTTAATGAACTTTGCTAGGTCTCTAGAATCAGAGCTACACCTATAACAGGACGAAGGCAATAATGCTAAAATGGCATATTTCTCCACCATCTTAgagtcttccactccttttcactttttttctatctatcaacaacactttccataaatgttcctgttttttccttcacaggACATTCATACACCACTGTGTTCACTGAGAAGTCAGTGAGAaccttttttcatgcaataatatgCATGAAAAAGCGGAGCACCACTACAGAACTAGCAAGTATATGAGCGCGCACCATGTGTCAACACAAAACACCAtgtgttttgtgaacataaatgcagaatgtgagagaatttgtacgtagctcctctaacttccaatgactcatatgacatcatataagtagtggtacaccggtggcccaatatgctgtcaaacatatatatatatatatatatatatatatatatatatatatatatatatatatatatatatatatatatatttttttttttttttttttttttttttttttttacccatgtggtatgttggggaccagcccagaaaacatacccctatttccattatttcctatgggaaaattacgtccgcttaacaaattttcgctctgaacagctttgacacccctattctgttcattaagcggagtattactgtatatatatatatatatatatatatatatatatatatatatatatatatatatatatatatatatatatatatatatatatatatatatatatatatatatatatatatatatatatatatatatatatatatatatatatatatatatatatatatatatatatatatatatatatatttgcttaGCCCTAGTCCACATTGTACATTTAAGTGTCAGGTAATGTGTCTAATACCCACAAATATATGAGTTTCCGGCTTGTTAAATAATGAGTGGATTCATATGTTATATCACTTTAAACACCAAAATTTTATATTAACTAAACTAGTACAAGTACAATGAAAATATGCAATTCAGCATAAGTCTTCATTCCTTTAAACATTTCATGGAAATCTACCAACACCCACCTCTTTGACAGCTTTTTCTTTCATGAGACACAACACATCGGCCATGGCCATCCGTCCCTCTGCATCAGTGTTGCCAATTCGAATCCTTACTCCAGCACGAGAAGTGATGATCTCATCAGCCACATAGCATTCTGATCCCACACTGTTCCGGACCATTGTCATGGAGCCAATTACCTGTTGTGAAAGTGACATAGCTTTTCAAGTATGAAAAGATGTTACAGCAGTAAGATTATGATAAGTTATAAAAATAGAATGCTCATTTTACTGAATAATTCTATAATTTCATATACCTACATattaagaaatacaaataatctttctttttatgagggccCCAGAACCATACAGGCTCAAGGACCATGTtttaaaaactgagaaaaatacatataaagttTATGAACAATAACTCCACTTCTAAGAAAGATTTTGATTTCAACCGAGTTTCAGACAAAAGCCTTGCTCTTCAGAATTTTTTGATcaagattgaaaaagaaagtagagtGTGTTTTTGCACTAGCATGTAAAATGTAACCCCCATACCTCAaatttttgtacatttcattGCATGACTTGTGATATAAACTTTGATAAAATTTTAAACTGAAGTacataattaattttttttacaccttcctggtatcacaataaaaaaagagcatATTATAACaatcataatgataacaataataataataataataataataatattattattattattattattattattattattataacaataatgttaacaataattataataataataataataataataataataatattattattattaatattattattattattattattatcatcattattataatagtaatattgataataatacaataaactaCATAAATGAATATCATAAGCTAAGTATAttaaaaaacaggagaaaacacAAGTATTGGTACTACATACTACAATACAATAGTTACttaaaagaaagcaataaagTGAAGGATGATTAATGAGATGTTAGATCAAGTCATTAAAAAAATTAACTTAGTTATGATGGTAAAACAAAGGATTAATAGGTGACACTTGTTAGTCAAAACAAAAGACTGAGTATGAATAAGTTCCACCACCTTGAATTCTGTGGCATCATGCATGAGGGCAAAATGGTCAAGACTATACATAGCAGCACTGTGATAGGCTCAGGGTGACGCGTTtcttatggaaaaaaatactgaatggacaagagatggTAATGGACTGTGCTGTATGCTCTCATTGGCTGAACTCCTGCTAACTTTGACCATATCTGGTTAAAAATAGACACGCCACTGGACTCAACCACCACGTGCTTCTCAAAATGATAGGTCATGAGTTCAACGGCTTCTACATGATTTTCAACTTTATTGAAGTAGAAAAACagtattgggaaaaaaaaaaaaaaaaaaaaaaaaaaaaacagacaaaggaAGAGTTGCCAATTCCACAGATATGAATATCTAAAAAAATTGAGGAGACAGCACTTAAAGACCCTGTCATTCTGAGGTCCTCATATATTCTATTGTACTACAAGGAAATTCACCTAGGAGTATAAAATTGGAGAAAATAGAATACATGACTCAAGATAAACAGTAATGCCTAAGAGTCTAATTCAGTTTTCGGATATTAAATACTCCTTTATTAAATAATCTGACAAAGTAAAAATGGACAAAAGCAAACAAGACAGTGCTTCAGGGTTTGCCAGTGGGATTAACTGCAGATACAGGCCATTCTTGAGTATGTACAATGACTAGAATGGTGTTGAATTATGAATGCAAAGGTTTTGTACAGGATTGCACTGTTATAAAAGTATGGAGATCCAGTACATCTATATCAGATCTATATACCATGTATCTCTTAATCTTCATCCAGCCATTTCTAATTCTCACTACTATATTAGTAGCATAGCCTCCTACACAAATCACATATCCTACATAAAAAACATCTCAGTACTTAAATACTCTTAAGCttaaaatgttttatttcttctttactattactataattattgttCCACTTCCATGAATGTACTGTATAAACATTATTTAAAACCATCATAAAACTACCCTAAATACTAAAAGCAGTGAAAATGTTCTCCTAATTTTCCTAATACActataacaactaacaacacaCATACCTTCAAATTGGGCGGCTGCAGTTTATTGAGGATCTGCATGAAACCTGCTACAGCTGCTGAGCCACACTTGTCCCGGTGCATACCAGCCATAACACCTCCGGCCTTGATATCAGCTCCACCAGTGTCATAAGTAACTCCCTTTCCTACTAGCATCAGAGTGTGCTCTATAGGGCCTGACCCCACATAGGTGAGGTGAATCACACGCCCACGATGACGTGCTACCCCTGTAAAAGACAAACATGGCAGTGTATTAAAAGTATGTATTACAGTTCAAATTGTAATGTgtctatttgttgtttttatttctacatATTTTCATAAATTTCATACATGTATAACAAATTGAAGAGTGTGGGTACATATTGTCATACATTCAGGACAATGCAAAGGTAACACTATGGTACAATGTTGCTTTCCTTATATAAAAGTGTGAAGCctggaaatgaataaatatcagCTCACTAGACTGAAGGATTTTAGATTTCACGTGTGCtcagttttttatttaaatCAAGGCCAACCACAGTATAAACATGTAATCAATGATTTAATGCATGTTACATCACTAAGGCACTTTCGTAACTATAAAGACTGAAAACTAACATTATATAATTTGTAAAATTGTCTGCAAGGTTAGTACATTATTTACTAAAAGACCATGGTGACAATACATATTATgcttaatgataatgataatatacatTCACAGTTCTCCATAGATGTTTTTCAAATTATAACTACAAATGATCTCTAATGAAACATTACACCATATATGAGGTGCAATCAAAAAAGTTCCAAGGTTGTTTCCAGCACAAACAAAGCACATTATGCATATGAAATAATGTAAGACATCAACTTTAGTAACTCAGTATGCAACATGGTATTAAGATTTTATCTTTTCacgtcctggcctatagcgcctgtaggcaacttgaagagtattggaagcgccgTTAAACTTCCACCCCTTAATGGcacaggtaattttatttatagtggtacccatattaaggcccatatcaccacccaagtgcatctttggtgtaaccacctaaagcctgggtatcatggtgacatgtaggtaactttaaaccactcaacaaatggcaaagtttcaaggctgtATTTGGTGGGATTTGAATCTACATGTGGACGCCTGCCCAAtcctacgctcaccaccttatccaataTGCTCCCACCTCCCTTATCACTACTACTTCCTGTATTATGCTCTATCCAATTTCACAAAGGATTTCAAACTTGAACACAAAGTAAATATCTAATTCAGTTTCACTCCAGAAATTGGCAAGAGATCtctaaaataatgaaatagcaTATAACAATGAAAAGGTGTGAGATATTTGAGAGGCATTCACACACCAAGGGAGACAGCTTCACATTGTAAAGGACAACTATTCACAAGCACAACCACAAAGTGTTGAGAAAAATTTTATAACTATCAGATCAGAGCTGTCAGTACATCATATGAAATAGTTCACATACTATTCATGTCTAACTTTAACTTGCACCATGCCTAACTGAATTCACACCTAGGCTTTGGCTGAACTTCAAGTGGAAATAGCACTAAAGTCTGGAAGAATTTCTATCAACTTATTCAGGATAACCcaactcttacataaaaaattagttggtggtgagaaatggtTTTATAACTACGATCCACATACCATACACAATATTTCATATTGAAAGAGCTTGTTCTCTCTAGAACTAGAGAAGGCTGGCAGGTCAGGAGTGTAACAACCAAAAGATTCTTTTAACCATGAGTTTAAGTTGTTCTATGAGATTTGAGGGAGATCATATTACGTGATATATAGCACAACAGAAACTGGATGCTCCATCATGACAATAGGCCTTCTTTCAATACAAAGGTACTAAGTAGACCAACATGATCATCCCTCCCAATATCATCCATTTGCCATATTTAACATACAAACTACTACTTTCCAACATGATGGCCAAATCAGAGGGTCACTATTTTGACAATGTGGAAGAGATCTAGCATGGCATTCAAAACACTCTATGAACAGGACTTCTTGGCAACATTTCAAGTATGACACAAATGCTAAAATTGATAAATTTGTTACAAAGTGAATACCTcaaaaagaatgatgatgaaattAAAATTAGATAATGCTTTTGTCTTTCAAAGATGTACCCTAGAAACTTTACATTACATTTCATACCACAAACTATATCAGTAACAGTAAAGTTCTTTATAATTACCTTTAGCACATCTATTGACAGCTGAAAAAAGAGGGAACTCGCGGCAGAGTGTTGCATCATCTGACACTACGTTCACAGTCACACGGCTCCCCTCAAACACCTTCTTAACGTAATCCTCCACTCGGGGAGCGGCCATGCGCTCAGGGTCAGAGCCTCCTATGTCACGTGCAACAAACCTTGGAATTGCACACAATGTATCAAAATGTCtatataaaaattataatatctATAAATCTACTACTGACCTATTTACAAATCAAGGAGAGGATGGGCTGTATCATCTACTTCAGCATGACAAGCCCATTTAAATTTTTTGACTTCTCAATATACAGTTTTTAACAAACTCATGTATCTTTTTCTTGACCAGTTATGCCCTCGCTTCTAAGTAAACCACAATAATATCATATCCCCCTAGTAAATATATACgtatacatatatgtaattCACCtacaaacataaaaataataagatctTCTGACCAATCTGACCAAATGTGACCTTGTATTATATTGAACAATGTATTCAATGATCTCATTTTAGTCAaactcagcaaaaaaaaaaagagtaataatcTAGTATGATTCCTCTCATATCACCACTGGTCTTCAAATTCTTAAAAGGCTATTTCAAAATGCCACACAAAACCATAGCAAAAACAAAGATATTTTCTTTCACGTAAACACTCATATGAAATATAAGAAATCTAAGAACAATACTTTAACAGATATTTATATGATACtaaaacaagataaacaaaGTAAAAGATACAGCAAAAAACAATTTCATCCATCATGAGTTCTATCTTTGAAGGAATATTTGAAACTTACtataatatttttgtctttatttcaatacaccttaaaacaaaaacagattCTACTCACCTTCCACTCTCTAGGGCAACTGCCAATTGAACAATCTTGCTGCTACCCACAAAACCAAGCACTGATGTCTTTGTGGCCTTCTTTGGCACATCCTCTCTGATCTTAAACAGGAATGAATACAAAACAatgaaactacaaaaaaaaaactaaaataaaacttTTCTTACCACTATTCCATTTGTACACAAATTCATTTGtacccaattttttttcttcgctctGCAGATAACACCTCTTCTGAGAATTCATTCAATAAGGTGGTACTGACAAAAgtgtctccttttatttctagtAACAAGATTATCtcaaccagaaaaaaagaaatctttATGATGTGGGGAAGCAGCTGCCACACACCAATAAGAAAAGCACCTACCTCAAGAGGTACATATAAAGCACGCAGAGCACCCAGCAGTGTCACCAGGTCAGCCTGAGGAAAGGCCTGATCAGGGCCACGTACAAGCAGAGGCCTTCGCATTCCTACTTTTAAGGCTCTGTAAAGGTACTACAGTTAAGTTTCATTGGTAATGTATTTCATATTATACTCTTTCtctgaataacaataaaaaccaaTTCAAAacaattttgttttctatcctgGTCCTACCTAATGCTACTTTAACTGTTCTCCTGAACATGCAACAAATTATAATCAGCAGATACAGGTGACTCTTGTTTGATTTCACAGGTTCCATTCAGAGTTAATTttataaacaaataagagataCTCATGAAGTATCCTATATCAGAAAGGTCACCATGCCACCAGGCCAAAACCAAGATAATCTGTTGAGGTCTCAAGTTTGGCCCAGGAGTGGATGAGTTGTCTAGTCAGTGAGATCGAAACTCTATACAAGGAGAGAATAACCTTTATGTCTAGCCAAACATCAATGCAGGTACAACATACTGTTGAACAATATTCCCTGATATAAGAGTTGGCCATCTAGAATGAGTTGTCATTAAATTCAGACTTACATAAATCCCACTTAAGACGGACCTGAATAAGCCAGAAATTGGATAAGTCAGACACTTTCAGGAAGGCATTTTTTGTCCGTTGTGAGTAATTTTAAGCCTATTTGCTTATATACTGGataaaatatcttttttttttttaatgtagggaagagggccagccaagggcaaaaaaagaaaagattaaaaaaaaggcccacttgagtgctggctctctagaaagtggaaaagtgtcagctaaaattagggagcaaatgccttgatacctccctcttaaaagaggacaggtcttaggaatttggaaatacagatgcaggaagggagctccagagtttaccagtgaaagggatgaatgattgagagtactggttaactcttgcattagagagttggacagaatagggatgagaggaagaagaaagccttgtgcattgAGGCTgcagggggaggggaggcatgcagttagcaagatcagtagaacagttagcatgaaaatagtgataaaagatagaaagagatgcaacatttcgccggtgagaaagaggctgaagacagttagtcagaggaggggagttgatgagacgaaaagcttttgattccaccctatctagtaaaactgtgtgactggaacccccaaacatgtgaagagtactccatacatgggtggataaggcccttatacagagtaagcagttggaggggcaagaaaaactggcggagacgcctcagaacacctaacttcatagaagctgttttagcaagagatgagatgtgaagtttccagttaagattatgagcaaaggacagaccgaggatattcattgtggaagagggagacagttgagtgtcattgaagaagaggggatagttgtctggaaggttgtgtcgagttgatagatggaggaattgagtttttgaggcattgaaaactactagattttctctgccccaatcggaaatcttagaaagatcggaagtcaggcgttctgtggcgtccctgcgtgatctgttgacttcctgaagggttggtcgtctctgaaaggacgtggaaagatgtaggtggtatcatcagcgtaggagtggatagggcaagaagtttggttaagaaggtcattaatgaataatagaaagagagtgggtgacaggacagaaccctgaggaacaccactattaatagatttaggagaagaacagtggccgtctaccacagcagcaatagaacggtcggaaaggaaacttgagataaagttgcagagagaaggatagaagccgtaggagggcagttttgaaatcaaagctttatgccagactctatcaaaagcttttgatatgtctaacgctacagcaaaagtttcaccgaaatctctaaaagaggatgaccaagactcagtaaggaaagccagaagatcaccagtagagcaaccttgacggaagTCATACTGgggatcagacagaagattgtgaagtgacagatgattgagaatcttcctattcaggatagattcaaaaactttagacaagcaagaaattaaagctataggacagtagtttgaggggttagaacagtcacccttgttaggaacaggctaaatgtaggcaaacttccagcatgaaggaaaggtagaagtagatagacaaagttggaagagtttggccaggcaaggtgcaagcacggaagcacagtttttgagaacaataggagataccccatcaggaccataagccttccgagggtttaggccagcgaggttATGGAAAACATCGTTATGAAGATAGCTCTTTCATTGTCTGAGCTTATGAGGGACTATCCGAGCCATTTGAGATGCAAAACGGATGTGTGACCAAGATCAGTGTTTGCACAGCTGACTTGTCAAGTGCATGGCAATGTCTTCCTCAGCTTTCCTTTACTCTGTGGTCCTTACTGTTTGTTGCCTTTGTAATTCTACCATGGGTTTTAAGGGCAAGGCTATGTCTTATACAACAGTTATGATGCTGAAGAAGCTCTCAGTGCCAGACAAAATGGGTGTTATACAAGACGTGAGAGAGGCAAGagctgtgctgtgtggtgtgtatttacatagttgtatttacctagttatattgtacagggttcgagcagggatCATAgtttcctgtctccatgtctccatttgtctaatttttccttaaagttatgcacattatgtgctgtaacaacttcattattcaatgtattccacttctccaccattctgtgCGGAAAACTATTTTCCCATATccatcacacactgcctcatcctaatcttctttacacaTCCTATTGTCCTATCgttttctgtcaccagcaccaggtcttccttgcctatcttttcaatgccattgattatcttgtacattgttattatggccctcgttctcttctaccTTGTAAGGTTAGTagtcccattttcttcattcattcttcataAGTTAGGTCTTTGAGTTCCAGCACTATCTttatagcaatcttctgtatcctttctaatcttGGTTCATTGTTATAGCAtatataataagaaaattataCTTTTTGGAATTTCATCAAACTCTGAGTGGAAATTTTTCACTTCTCTATTTTGGTACAAACGGCCCTTCTAATGTGAGATGTTCCATATACGTATTCAACAGGAAACAATCTGGTATTCATAAACCTTCTTGTATCCAATGATACACTTGGGTCTCAGTGCAACACTGTACACTCAAAGCAACATTAACACATTTTCATTAAAAAATTGCCTTCTGTATGGGTGTTACATCTCTAATGAagatttctcctcctttgcagTATAACTAATTCTTCAAGCACTTTAACAAATgaccattaacacacacacacacacacacacacacacagactatatAGGTTTACGAGAAGCATGTCTCCCACAAAATTTCTGCAATTA
The sequence above is drawn from the Portunus trituberculatus isolate SZX2019 chromosome 41, ASM1759143v1, whole genome shotgun sequence genome and encodes:
- the LOC123516813 gene encoding putative aminopeptidase W07G4.4 isoform X2, with translation MPMDSVPCEVRAEASVAATDYDGIVLVTDSLEKLQGQFSPLLAPLKEQASFDESLLKDGGCVRVELPAGRLVFAPTGPLERDQDDVRRFADAAAEGIKRALKVGMRRPLLVRGPDQAFPQADLVTLLGALRALYVPLEIREDVPKKATKTSVLGFVGSSKIVQLAVALESGRFVARDIGGSDPERMAAPRVEDYVKKVFEGSRVTVNVVSDDATLCREFPLFSAVNRCAKGVARHRGRVIHLTYVGSGPIEHTLMLVGKGVTYDTGGADIKAGGVMAGMHRDKCGSAAVAGFMQILNKLQPPNLKVIGSMTMVRNSVGSECYVADEIITSRAGVRIRIGNTDAEGRMAMADVLCLMKEKAVKEVNPHLMTIATLTGHCCLAYGNSYSAVMDNGPASQASIARTIQAAGEEVADPLEVSTIRREDYEFHVGKSEYEDVLQSNNKPSTQTPRGHQSPSAFLVLASGLDKHGKDSKQPIKYTHLDIAGGSGPFPGIPTGAPILALAKAFIPSVF
- the LOC123516813 gene encoding putative aminopeptidase W07G4.4 isoform X3 encodes the protein MAAKSVPCEVRAEASVAATDYDGIVLVTDSLEKLQGQFSPLLAPLKEQASFDESLLKDGGCVRVELPAGRLVFAPTGPLERDQDDVRRFADAAAEGIKRALKVGMRRPLLVRGPDQAFPQADLVTLLGALRALYVPLEIREDVPKKATKTSVLGFVGSSKIVQLAVALESGRFVARDIGGSDPERMAAPRVEDYVKKVFEGSRVTVNVVSDDATLCREFPLFSAVNRCAKGVARHRGRVIHLTYVGSGPIEHTLMLVGKGVTYDTGGADIKAGGVMAGMHRDKCGSAAVAGFMQILNKLQPPNLKVIGSMTMVRNSVGSECYVADEIITSRAGVRIRIGNTDAEGRMAMADVLCLMKEKAVKEVNPHLMTIATLTGHCCLAYGNSYSAVMDNGPASQASIARTIQAAGEEVADPLEVSTIRREDYEFHVGKSEYEDVLQSNNKPSTQTPRGHQSPSAFLVLASGLDKHGKDSKQPIKYTHLDIAGGSGPFPGIPTGAPILALAKAFIPSVF
- the LOC123516813 gene encoding putative aminopeptidase W07G4.4 isoform X1 codes for the protein MKLTTKSVPCEVRAEASVAATDYDGIVLVTDSLEKLQGQFSPLLAPLKEQASFDESLLKDGGCVRVELPAGRLVFAPTGPLERDQDDVRRFADAAAEGIKRALKVGMRRPLLVRGPDQAFPQADLVTLLGALRALYVPLEIREDVPKKATKTSVLGFVGSSKIVQLAVALESGRFVARDIGGSDPERMAAPRVEDYVKKVFEGSRVTVNVVSDDATLCREFPLFSAVNRCAKGVARHRGRVIHLTYVGSGPIEHTLMLVGKGVTYDTGGADIKAGGVMAGMHRDKCGSAAVAGFMQILNKLQPPNLKVIGSMTMVRNSVGSECYVADEIITSRAGVRIRIGNTDAEGRMAMADVLCLMKEKAVKEVNPHLMTIATLTGHCCLAYGNSYSAVMDNGPASQASIARTIQAAGEEVADPLEVSTIRREDYEFHVGKSEYEDVLQSNNKPSTQTPRGHQSPSAFLVLASGLDKHGKDSKQPIKYTHLDIAGGSGPFPGIPTGAPILALAKAFIPSVF